The sequence TCGGCGCAAACCGGTGCCGAGCAGGACGACCGCGTCGCGGTTAGTCTGGCGCACCTGCGTGCTTTGGAATTCTCAGCGCGTGGTTTCTCGTTGTTGCCCCGTCAGCCGGTGCAGAGCATTCTGAGCGGACAACACGCTTCACGCCTGCGGGGCCGTGGGCTCAATTTTGAGGAATTGCGGCACTATCGTCCGGGCGATGACATTCGTACTATGGACTGGAAGGTGACGAACCGAACCGGCAAACCTCACGTCCGAGTCTACACCGAGGAGCGGGAGCGCCGAGTTTATCTGATGGTCGATCAGAGGATCAGCATGTTCTTCGGCAGCCAGCGGGCGATGAAGTCGGTGGTGGCGGCGGAGCTCGCATCTTTGGCAGCCTGGCGGGTGCTTGGGGAGGGGGATCGCGTCGGCGCCTTGATCTTTGACGACCAGCATTGCCATCATTTCACGCCTCGACGCAGCCGAGATGCCGTCATCGACATCCTCAAGCGCCTCGAGACTGCCAATGCTGCACTTAATGCAGGCTGTCGGGCGAATGCCGGACAGTTGAACATCGCTTTCGATGCCCTTCTCAGACGTGTCACCCACGATGCGCTGGTGATCTACATTGGCGACGGCTTCGGTTGGGATGAAGGTAGCGATGAATTACTCAAGCGTTTGTCGCTGCACAACGATGTGATTGCCATCAATGTGTTTGACCCTGCTGAGTGTGATTTACCTGCGCTGAAGGAGCTTGTTGTATCGGATGGAGAAATGCAGATCGAAGTCTCTGGTAAGCGTGAGGAACTGCAGCAGCGTTTTGAAGAGAGTTATCTGAATCATGTGAAGCAAATGCGCGAGGCCTTGCAGCGGTTTGGTCTGCCATTGATCGAAATCGACACCGTGGACGAGCCGCTGCAGCAGTTGCTCCGCGCACTGGGATCACAGCCATGAGTAAGTTGTTTGAGTCGGATTGGGGAAATGAATCACTTCGCGAGATCGTTGAAGTGGAATTTCCCGAACCTGTGCCTCTGGTGCCGTCCACACCGGGCTGGTGGATTTTATTGCTAGGCTTGGTTGGGTTGATGGCACGGTCTCTCTGGCGTCGGCGGCAGCGTTATCTGCGAGACCGTTACCGTCGTGATGCTCTCGAGCAACTGGCGACGATCAAGCAGCATCTCGCAGCTGGAAAACAAGAAGCCGTCCGGGAACTGGCACCCTTGCTTCGAGCTACGGCAGTTGCAGCAGGCGGGCGCGACCTTGTTTCAGGCTTGGAGGGGGATGACTATGCCGCTGCTCTGGCAGGACTTTCTCCGGGTAAGGATTATTTGTCGGTTAGCGCCATTGGCGACCTACAGTTGCTTGCCTATGCCCCGCTCGATGAGGTGAGAGGCATGGATACGCAACGTTTGGAAATTTTGATGACGGCGATGGAAAATTGGATACAAAACCACAAAGGAGACTATGCTTGAGTTCGTACATCCCTGGGCTTTTCTGCTGCTGCTTGCACCGGTGTTGATCTACTGGTTTGTGCCGTCTCATCGTGAAAGCCGTGATTCGCTACAGGTCCCGTATTTTGAACGGCTGGTAGCGCTGAGCGGAGAAACCCCGAGAGCTGGCGCCAGTATCCGAAGACGTCTGGTGATTCAGGCGGTGGCTGGTTTGCTTGGCTTGTGTCTGCTGGTGGCAGCACTGGCACGACCCGAGTGGGTGGGAGATCCCGTGAAACAAGAGAAAACCGCTCGTGATCTGATGTTAGCTGTCGACTTGTCTGGTTCGATGGAGGCTACGGATTTCAGTGATGCTGCCGGTGAAAAAGTCGATCGACTGACTGTGGCCAAGGATGTGCTGGAGGAATTTGTGGCGGGGCGTAAGGGAGACCGCTTAGGTTTGATTGTGTTTGGCAGTGCGGCATACATGCAGGCACCATTCACCGATGATCACGAAACATGGCTCAACCTGCTTGATGAAAGTATCGTCAACATGGCAGGGCCCAGCACGGCTCTCGGCGACGCCATCGGCCTCTCCATTTCGCATTTTCGCCAGTCCCAAACTGAAAACAGAGTTCTGATCGTTTTGACCGACGGAAATGACACTGGCAGTAAGGTGCCGCCCTTGGATGCCGCCAAGGTGGCGAAGGTGGAGGGCGTGACTATCTATACCGTGGCTGTCGGTGACCCGACAACCGTGGGTGAGGATGCTCTCGACATGGAAACCCTGGAAGCGGTTGCCAAGACCACCGGGGGGCGCAGTTTTGTCGCGAACGATCGCGAGGCTCTGAGCGATACCTACAGGCTTATCGATGAACTCGAGCCGGCCAGCTACGACAGCCTTTCTTATCGTCCCCGCAAGGGCATGTTCCATGTTCCCTTGGCGGCCTTTGCTTTGCTTTACATCATGACGATGCCAATCTTTGTCCTGGCTTCGCGCCGAAGAAGGAGAGTTGCCCATGACTGAACTAGCCTCCATCCAAAACCTGCATTTTTTACGGCCGGGGTGGTTACTCCTGTTGATTCCCTTTGCATTGATTAGTTTTCTGCAGTGGCGCTCGGGTGATCTCGGCCGTCAGTGGCAGGGAGTGATTGCTCCGCACCTGTTGCCGCGCATGGTGGTGTCGGGTAGTCAGCGTCAGCTGGTTTCACCCTTGTGGGTGTCTGTGTTCGTGCTTCCCTTGTTGGCGGTGGCTCTGGCGGGTCCCAGCTGGAAGCGCGGAGAATCTCCCTTTGCTGTCGATTCCGCCGCTCTGGTCATCGCCGTTGATCTTAGCGAATCCATGGAGGGCAAGGATCTGCAACCTGACCGTCTACAGCGGGCACGTAGTAAAATTCTGGAACTTTCCCAAGCGCGCGGTGATGCTCGCACCGCATTGTTAGCTTACGCCGGCTCAGGTCACACGGTCCTGCCGTTGACCAATGATGCCAACGTTTTGTTACACTATCTGGAGGCGTTGCAGGTGGGAATGCTACCGAAGCGTGGTAAATCGCCTGAATCAATTCTTCCGATGGCGCGTGAGCTACTTGCCGAGGGCGGGGGCACGCTTTTGCTCTTAGGAGATGGTGCACCGGAAAACTCGATCGAGACCTACCGCGCCCTGAGTGATGAAAAAGGAGTTCAGCTTATTGTTTGGGGAATGGGTAAGACCCAGGAGGAAATGGATAAGGATGCCGAGCGTGGTCTGAAAAGCAGCGCCTTGCCCCTGAATGAGGCAGGGCTCATGACGCTGTCGGATGCCGGCGATGGAGTTTACCAGAGAGTTACCCCGGATGACGAGGATGTGACACGGATTCTTCAGACGATTGATAGTCACTATGAACTCAGCGGTGACAGTTCCCGACCTTGGATGGATGGCGGCTATTATCTTGTCTGGCCGATTGTGCTGTTATTTTTACTTTGGTTTAGAAAGGGGTGGGCGCTGAGATGGTAAGATCGATGTCAAAATATCTGGCGTCACACAAGCGGCGTTTGTTCGTGGTGCTGGCGCTTGCCATCATCGTCTGGGTGATCGCGT comes from Oceaniferula marina and encodes:
- a CDS encoding DUF58 domain-containing protein, with translation MRKPRKWFGADSAQTGAEQDDRVAVSLAHLRALEFSARGFSLLPRQPVQSILSGQHASRLRGRGLNFEELRHYRPGDDIRTMDWKVTNRTGKPHVRVYTEERERRVYLMVDQRISMFFGSQRAMKSVVAAELASLAAWRVLGEGDRVGALIFDDQHCHHFTPRRSRDAVIDILKRLETANAALNAGCRANAGQLNIAFDALLRRVTHDALVIYIGDGFGWDEGSDELLKRLSLHNDVIAINVFDPAECDLPALKELVVSDGEMQIEVSGKREELQQRFEESYLNHVKQMREALQRFGLPLIEIDTVDEPLQQLLRALGSQP
- a CDS encoding DUF4381 domain-containing protein; amino-acid sequence: MSKLFESDWGNESLREIVEVEFPEPVPLVPSTPGWWILLLGLVGLMARSLWRRRQRYLRDRYRRDALEQLATIKQHLAAGKQEAVRELAPLLRATAVAAGGRDLVSGLEGDDYAAALAGLSPGKDYLSVSAIGDLQLLAYAPLDEVRGMDTQRLEILMTAMENWIQNHKGDYA
- a CDS encoding vWA domain-containing protein encodes the protein MLEFVHPWAFLLLLAPVLIYWFVPSHRESRDSLQVPYFERLVALSGETPRAGASIRRRLVIQAVAGLLGLCLLVAALARPEWVGDPVKQEKTARDLMLAVDLSGSMEATDFSDAAGEKVDRLTVAKDVLEEFVAGRKGDRLGLIVFGSAAYMQAPFTDDHETWLNLLDESIVNMAGPSTALGDAIGLSISHFRQSQTENRVLIVLTDGNDTGSKVPPLDAAKVAKVEGVTIYTVAVGDPTTVGEDALDMETLEAVAKTTGGRSFVANDREALSDTYRLIDELEPASYDSLSYRPRKGMFHVPLAAFALLYIMTMPIFVLASRRRRRVAHD
- a CDS encoding VWA domain-containing protein — encoded protein: MTELASIQNLHFLRPGWLLLLIPFALISFLQWRSGDLGRQWQGVIAPHLLPRMVVSGSQRQLVSPLWVSVFVLPLLAVALAGPSWKRGESPFAVDSAALVIAVDLSESMEGKDLQPDRLQRARSKILELSQARGDARTALLAYAGSGHTVLPLTNDANVLLHYLEALQVGMLPKRGKSPESILPMARELLAEGGGTLLLLGDGAPENSIETYRALSDEKGVQLIVWGMGKTQEEMDKDAERGLKSSALPLNEAGLMTLSDAGDGVYQRVTPDDEDVTRILQTIDSHYELSGDSSRPWMDGGYYLVWPIVLLFLLWFRKGWALRW